From a region of the Gemmatimonas sp. genome:
- a CDS encoding NAD-dependent malic enzyme: MTTPLQLKRGSDLLHDPVLNKGTAFTDAERDAFGLRGLLPPRVMSQDEQMARILPGVRSKPSPLEQYAYLVALHDRNVTLFYRLVMDHLEELMPVLYTPTVGQACEEFGRIFRRSRGMYITAADRGHVAEVLANWPQDDIRMIVVTDGERILGLGDLGANGMGIPIGKLTLYTACAGVSPNQCLPITIDVGTNNTSLRESHSYVGLRQPRLRGAEYDELLDEFVEAVQARFPLACLQFEDFGNHNAFSLLERWRDRICTFNDDIQGTASVALAGLYSAARISGTPLRDMRLLFLGAGEAGIGIGDLVVEALCSEGLSLAEARRHCWFVDSKGLVEHSRTDLAEHKKPFAHDHASVRTLLDAVESLKPHAIIGVSGTPNTFTKEVLEAMAREHARPIVLALSNPTSKAECTALQAYAGTDGRAIFASGSPFAPVTYKGKTHVPGQGNNAYIFPGVGLGVIVSASSRVTEAMFATAARTLASMVTGDDLAMGRIYPSVSRIRDVSRAIAIEVATLAFDSGLARVERPADIAAAVTDAMFEPHYVSLI; the protein is encoded by the coding sequence GTGACGACCCCGCTCCAACTCAAACGTGGTTCCGACCTGCTGCACGACCCCGTGCTGAACAAGGGTACGGCGTTCACTGATGCCGAGCGCGATGCGTTCGGGTTGCGCGGGCTGCTACCGCCGCGCGTGATGTCGCAGGACGAGCAGATGGCGCGCATCCTGCCCGGTGTGCGCTCGAAGCCGTCGCCGCTGGAGCAGTATGCCTATCTGGTGGCGCTGCACGATCGGAACGTGACGCTCTTCTATCGGTTGGTAATGGATCACCTCGAAGAGCTGATGCCGGTACTGTACACGCCCACCGTGGGACAGGCGTGCGAAGAGTTCGGCCGCATTTTTCGTCGCAGCCGCGGCATGTACATCACAGCTGCCGACAGGGGACATGTGGCAGAAGTGCTCGCCAACTGGCCACAAGACGACATTCGCATGATCGTCGTGACTGATGGTGAGCGGATTCTCGGTTTGGGTGATCTCGGGGCCAACGGAATGGGCATCCCCATCGGAAAGCTCACGTTGTACACGGCGTGCGCGGGGGTATCGCCCAATCAGTGCTTACCCATTACGATCGACGTCGGGACGAACAACACCTCGCTGCGCGAAAGTCATTCCTACGTCGGACTGCGTCAGCCGCGGTTGCGAGGCGCCGAGTACGACGAGCTGCTGGATGAATTCGTGGAGGCAGTACAAGCGCGCTTCCCGCTGGCCTGTCTGCAGTTCGAGGACTTCGGCAACCATAACGCGTTCTCGCTACTCGAACGGTGGCGCGATCGCATCTGCACCTTCAACGACGACATTCAGGGCACCGCGTCGGTCGCGCTGGCGGGCTTGTACTCGGCGGCGCGCATCAGTGGCACGCCGCTGCGTGACATGCGCCTGCTTTTCCTCGGCGCTGGTGAGGCCGGCATCGGCATCGGCGATCTCGTGGTCGAGGCGCTCTGCTCAGAGGGACTGTCGCTCGCCGAAGCGCGGCGTCACTGCTGGTTCGTGGACTCGAAGGGCCTGGTGGAGCATTCGCGCACCGACTTGGCGGAGCACAAGAAGCCGTTCGCCCACGATCATGCGTCGGTGCGCACGCTGCTGGACGCCGTGGAATCGCTCAAGCCGCACGCGATCATCGGCGTCTCGGGCACGCCGAATACGTTCACCAAAGAAGTGTTGGAGGCGATGGCGCGGGAGCATGCGCGACCGATCGTCCTCGCGCTGTCCAATCCCACCTCGAAGGCCGAGTGCACGGCGCTGCAGGCGTACGCGGGCACTGACGGTCGCGCCATTTTCGCCAGCGGCAGTCCGTTCGCGCCGGTCACGTACAAGGGCAAGACGCACGTGCCGGGGCAGGGCAATAACGCCTATATCTTCCCGGGCGTCGGACTCGGCGTCATCGTGAGCGCCTCGTCACGCGTGACCGAAGCGATGTTCGCGACGGCTGCGCGCACGCTGGCGTCGATGGTCACCGGCGACGATCTGGCAATGGGACGCATCTATCCGAGCGTGTCGCGCATTCGCGACGTGTCACGCGCCATCGCGATCGAAGTGGCTACCCTGGCCTTCGATAGCGGGTTGGCGCGCGTTGAACGGCCGGCCGACATCGCGGCCGCGGTGACCGACGCGATGTTCGAGCCGCACTACGTATCGTTGATCTAA
- a CDS encoding RidA family protein — MRKALLTRRAAAAFGLLLSGCAPPASTRRPINPPGIAPLVPAYSVAIRAGHQVFVSGMTGIKPGTQDIIEGGVEIQTRQTLENIRTALQSAGATMADVGECTVFLTDMRDYAAMNGVYTEYFRVDPPARATVAVTALPRPAARVEIKCSAQIRSLEKP; from the coding sequence ATGCGCAAAGCTCTCCTGACGCGTCGCGCCGCCGCGGCGTTCGGTCTGCTGCTCAGCGGCTGTGCGCCGCCCGCGTCCACCCGCCGCCCGATCAATCCACCGGGCATCGCGCCGCTGGTGCCGGCGTACTCGGTGGCCATTCGTGCCGGTCATCAGGTATTTGTCTCGGGCATGACCGGCATCAAGCCGGGCACGCAGGACATCATCGAGGGCGGCGTCGAGATCCAGACGCGTCAGACGCTCGAGAACATCCGCACGGCGCTGCAATCGGCCGGTGCCACGATGGCCGATGTCGGCGAGTGTACGGTGTTCCTGACCGACATGCGCGACTACGCCGCGATGAATGGTGTATATACCGAGTACTTCCGCGTCGATCCCCCGGCGCGCGCGACGGTCGCCGTGACGGCCCTCCCGCGTCCCGCCGCGCGCGTGGAAATCAAATGCAGCGCACAGATCCGTTCTCTGGAGAAGCCGTGA
- a CDS encoding pyridoxal-dependent decarboxylase, whose translation MTDTIADIDAELLAMLEADTTLEAARPILELAASYFADTRRGEGPVSTWHSAQVIADRIAGPMPRGARALPDVARRLSSLLLEDVNRLAHPMYIGHQVSAPLPAAVWTDALISALNQSQAVREMSPSFTPLEHQVIAWMTDLVGWDEQAGGTMTSGGTEATFAALLAARSRAVPDVWTNGLGANPPVVVCGEHTHYAVSRAAGEMGLGLARVIVIPSRALRMDTDALGERLAALRASGTRVMAVVATAGCTATGSFDDLDVVADLCDEFADDRGPLWLHVDAAHGGAAILSAQHRHRVKGLVRARSLAWDPHKTLLLPLSAGMVLVRDQDELTRAFTQAAPYLFSSGSDAQIWDMGPRSFQCSRRADVLKLWVAIERYGSDNLARLYDRLCRMAQTLHGLLSARSDFRPLHEPTSNILCFAWTPSGVADADLDTLTDVLRERYNRSGRGWITATTLDGRRVLRITVMNARTNETHLAALVDGLSAEAALILHKR comes from the coding sequence ATGACGGACACCATCGCCGACATCGACGCCGAACTGCTGGCGATGCTCGAAGCAGACACGACGCTCGAAGCGGCACGACCGATTCTCGAGTTGGCGGCGAGCTACTTCGCGGATACGCGTCGGGGCGAGGGTCCGGTATCGACGTGGCACAGTGCGCAGGTGATCGCCGATCGCATCGCCGGCCCGATGCCGCGCGGTGCGCGCGCGCTGCCGGATGTGGCGCGTCGCTTGTCGTCGCTGCTGCTGGAGGACGTGAATCGACTGGCGCATCCGATGTATATCGGGCACCAGGTGTCGGCCCCGCTGCCGGCGGCGGTGTGGACCGATGCGCTGATCAGCGCGCTCAATCAATCGCAGGCCGTGCGCGAGATGTCGCCGTCGTTCACGCCGCTGGAGCATCAGGTCATCGCTTGGATGACCGACTTGGTGGGGTGGGATGAGCAGGCCGGCGGCACCATGACGTCGGGTGGTACGGAAGCGACGTTCGCCGCGCTCTTGGCGGCACGCAGTCGCGCGGTGCCTGACGTGTGGACGAACGGGTTGGGGGCGAACCCGCCGGTGGTGGTGTGCGGCGAGCATACGCACTACGCCGTCTCGCGGGCAGCCGGTGAGATGGGACTGGGACTGGCGCGCGTGATCGTGATTCCGTCGCGCGCGTTGCGCATGGATACGGATGCCCTGGGCGAGCGACTGGCAGCCTTGCGGGCCAGCGGTACGCGCGTGATGGCCGTGGTGGCCACGGCCGGATGTACCGCAACCGGCAGCTTCGATGATCTGGACGTGGTGGCCGATCTGTGCGACGAGTTCGCAGACGATCGTGGTCCGTTGTGGCTGCATGTCGACGCCGCGCATGGCGGTGCGGCAATCTTGTCTGCGCAGCATCGCCATCGCGTGAAGGGGCTGGTGCGCGCGCGGTCGCTGGCGTGGGACCCGCACAAGACACTGTTACTGCCACTGTCGGCCGGTATGGTGCTGGTGCGTGATCAGGATGAACTCACGCGCGCTTTCACGCAGGCGGCGCCGTATCTCTTCAGCTCCGGATCCGACGCCCAGATCTGGGATATGGGTCCGCGTTCGTTCCAGTGTTCGCGTCGCGCCGATGTGCTGAAGCTGTGGGTGGCGATCGAGCGCTACGGTTCCGACAATCTGGCGCGTCTATACGATCGGCTCTGCCGGATGGCGCAGACGCTCCATGGCCTGCTCAGCGCCCGCAGCGACTTCAGGCCGCTGCACGAACCGACGTCAAACATTCTCTGCTTCGCGTGGACGCCGTCGGGCGTGGCGGACGCGGATCTCGACACGTTGACCGATGTGCTGCGCGAGCGGTACAACCGGTCGGGGCGTGGCTGGATTACGGCGACGACACTGGACGGTCGCCGGGTACTGCGCATTACCGTGATGAACGCACGCACCAACGAGACGCATCTCGCCGCGCTCGTGGACGGACTGTCGGCGGAGGCCGCGCTGATCCTGCACAAGCGCTAG